The Bradyrhizobium sp. WSM471 genome includes the window CCCTTCGGCCGCGCATGCTTCTTGGTCTTTGCCATTGTCTTGGGCGTTGTCTTAGCCCTTGTCTTGGCCGTCGCGGCGGTCTGCCGAACTTGACGCAGGCAGCGGGATTGTCAACATGTCCGGGCTGCACCGTGATCTGCGCCAGACGGCCTGCCGCGGCCGGTGCCGCCGTGTCATAAGCGGCAACAACAAGAGAACGGAGGAACGCATGACAGGAGTGCGCGAAGCGCTGGCCCTGCGGATCTCCTGGAGAGAGCCGGAAGGGTCCTGATGTCCGTCAACAGCAAGCGCGTCTTCTACGTCAAATATCTGGCCAACCCGATCTATATCGACATTCTGAAGGCGCGGCCCGATGTCCGGCTCGATCGCATCGAGAACGAGAGCCCCGAGGAGTATTTCGCGCCGATCATCGAAGTGGCTCATGTCTACCAGATCGGCGCGGCCCGTGACGAACTGGCCCCGCACTTTCATGTCGATGCTGCCTTCCTGAAGCGCGCGCCGAACCTGCTGCTCGTCTCCAGCAACGGCGCGGGATTCGATCCTGTCGACGTCGAGGCCTGCACCGATGCCGGCGTGCTGGTCGTCAACCAGTCCGGCGGCAACGCCCACTCGGTCGCCGAGCATGCGTTGGCGATGATGCTGACGCTGTCCAAGCGCATCATCCAGTCCGATCGCAAGCTCCGCAGGGAGTCCAACGTCAACCGCAACGAACTCGTCGGCAACGAGATCGAGCACAAGACCGTCGGCATCATCGGCCTCGGCAATGTCGGTCGCCGCATCGCCGCGTTTTGCAAGGGCCTGTTCGGCATGAAGGTGCTGGCCTACGATCCGTACCTGACGGCCGAGGTGATGGCCGAGCGGGGCGGCGAGAAGGTCGAGCTCGACGAGCTCTTGCGCCGCGCCGATTTCGTCTCGATCTCCTGCCCGCTCGACAAGGGCAGCCGCAACATGATCAGCGTGCGCGAGTTTGGGTTGATGCAGCCGCATGCGTACTTTATCACCACCGCGCGCGGCTTCATCCACGATGAAGATGCGCTGCTCCAGGCATTGCGTGACAAGCGCATTGCGGGCGCCGGTCTCGACGTCTGGTCCAAGGAGCCGCCGCCGCCGGAGCATCCGCTGCTCCAGTTCGATAATGTGCTGGCGAGCCCGCATACGGCCGGCGTCACGATCGAGGCGCGGCAGAACATGGGCCGGATCGCCGCCGAGCAAGTGCTGCAGACGCTCGACGGCAAGCGCCCGCCGCGCATCATCAATCCCGAGGTCTGGCCACGCTATGCGGAGCGATTCAAGCAGGCGTTTGGTGTGACGCCGGCGTAGTCGGCTGTCGCTTTGTCCTTCCGTGGGCGGCGCTCCTGCCGCCTAATGATCGGCGGGGGGGGGGAACCGCGCCCGACTTTGATCCGCGTCAAAATCTCCCTCCCGGATTCCGCCTAAATGGGATTAGAGTGAGCGCCGCCGGGGCAGGCAGGAGGTCCCATGTCAACTTATGTGGTCAGGTTCATGAAGGACGTGCTCGGCCAGTACGGCCGGCAGATCGAGGTGTGCCAGGGCACGCTCGAGATCGACGCTTCCGACGAGGACGAAGCCAGAGAGCGGGCGAAGGCGAGGTTTTGCGAGGACCAGGCGTTGCACCACTGGTCGTTGCATGCCGACCGCATCCAGGTCAGACCGGCTGACTTTCCATCGTGAGGGCCTAGCGCCGGGGCGCCGTGACAGGTGGCGCAGTGACGCCAGCGCCGAGCGAGCGCTGTACCATGACGGTGTCGGACCAGTGACCGTGGCGATAGGCGACACCACGCAGAAGGCCGGCGCGCGCGAAACCGAACTTCTCGTGCAACGCCAGCGAGGGGGCATTGTCGGCATCGATATAGCCAATCATCTGGCGGAAGCCGGCGGCTGCACAAGCATCGATCAATTCCTGGAGCAACAGCCGTCCGACCCCGCGGCCAAGATGCTCGTGGTGGACGTAGATCGAATGCTTGGCGGTGTAGCGATAGGCTGGACGCTTGCGGAACAGCACGGCGTAGGCATAGCCCACGACTTCGCCGCGGTAGGCCGCGACCAGATGCGGCAGGCGGGTCTGCTTCAGGTTCTTGCGCCGGTCGCGCAGATCGTCCGGCTCGGGCGCACCGGTTCCCTCGACGTCGCGCGGCACGCCGTTGCGGACGTGATGGCGGTAGATCGCCAGCATCGCCTCGACATCGCTCTCGCGTGACGGCCGGACCAGGACCGGCCCGTCATCCGGGCGCGCAACCGCAGTTTCGTTCATCGGCACCTACTCGGTAACGACGTAAGTATAGAGCCCGATGCGCCCCTGCGCATCGATCTCCTTGTAGACGCCCTGGATTTCTACGTCGAAGCCCGGGAACGTGTTGAAGCAGGTCTCGAACATCTTGAGATAATCCAGCATGGGCTTGGCCCGTTCCGTCAGCCGCTCGCCGGGCACGATGGTGGCGATGCCGGGGGGATAGACCACGAAGGGTGTGGTGGCGATACGGCCCGTGATCGCCTCGATCGGCAGATAGTCGACATCGTTGCGGAACAGGTAGCGCGCGGCATCGCGGGGCGACATCGCGATGTCAGGCATGTGCTCGGGCATGAACTGTCGCGCCTGAAGCGCGCTGACGTCGGCGGCGCGAAAGAATCGGTGCATCTCGCCGCAGAGGTCGCGCAGCCGCACGCCGGCATAGCGCGCCTGCCGCCGCTGGGAGAACTCCGGGATAACGTCCGCAAGCAGCGCATTGTCGTCGTGCAGCCGCTTGAAGGCGACGAGACCGGAGATCAGCGTGCCCGCCTTGCTTGCCTCGACGCCCGGGGTAAGCAGGAAGAGCAGGGA containing:
- a CDS encoding hydroxyacid dehydrogenase, translating into MSVNSKRVFYVKYLANPIYIDILKARPDVRLDRIENESPEEYFAPIIEVAHVYQIGAARDELAPHFHVDAAFLKRAPNLLLVSSNGAGFDPVDVEACTDAGVLVVNQSGGNAHSVAEHALAMMLTLSKRIIQSDRKLRRESNVNRNELVGNEIEHKTVGIIGLGNVGRRIAAFCKGLFGMKVLAYDPYLTAEVMAERGGEKVELDELLRRADFVSISCPLDKGSRNMISVREFGLMQPHAYFITTARGFIHDEDALLQALRDKRIAGAGLDVWSKEPPPPEHPLLQFDNVLASPHTAGVTIEARQNMGRIAAEQVLQTLDGKRPPRIINPEVWPRYAERFKQAFGVTPA
- a CDS encoding GNAT family N-acetyltransferase; the encoded protein is MNETAVARPDDGPVLVRPSRESDVEAMLAIYRHHVRNGVPRDVEGTGAPEPDDLRDRRKNLKQTRLPHLVAAYRGEVVGYAYAVLFRKRPAYRYTAKHSIYVHHEHLGRGVGRLLLQELIDACAAAGFRQMIGYIDADNAPSLALHEKFGFARAGLLRGVAYRHGHWSDTVMVQRSLGAGVTAPPVTAPRR